From Trichoderma atroviride chromosome 1, complete sequence, one genomic window encodes:
- a CDS encoding uncharacterized protein (EggNog:ENOG41) yields the protein MARKLPWKRTSEPYPSDIRRKPAAQSPGARFSASSSTAQDDSRDVLRTPVSRRYAQRVLDSDPIRSPSTSPPPERPHEQFMNPGPLNDDKYRMVDDEFLHIAQRFTAHLHRAEYDRLKTLAKAQNAATIREIERPVVVDAAPTARARQRSDLAQRDVKQRKTLEGGGEARDEESVPSLARTNLRGLMEAPRREGRIIMPSASASSSSSRTRAAAGYSSKSSPQGDRRSRARSPPASMPASSKRIKFDQPSHSRPATTSSRNVVPNPHISNQAASSSATETDRKEISHSGRNNHNRQPTAHSLDDELDDDLFGLHERRMNRKKLREQSKRPDVKRENKEESRTIDFGSIPSFF from the exons atggcgagaaAACTGCCCTGGAAAAGGACATCCGAGCCTTATCCAAGCGATATAAGAAGAAAACCAGCAGCGCAGAGCCCTGGAGCACGTTTCTCGGCCTCAAGCTCGACGGCGCAAGATGACAGCCGTGATGTTCTGCGAACGCCCGTGTCGCGCAGATACGCTCAGCGCGTCTTGGATTCGG ATCCTATTCGAAGTCCTTCTACTTCGCCTCCTCCAGAGCGGCCTCATGAACA ATTCATGAACCCAGGGCCACTCAATGACGACAAATACAGAATGGTCGACGATGAGTTTCTGCACATTGCTCAGCGTTTCACGGCGCATCTCCACCGCGCAGAGTACGATCGCCTCAAGACACTTGCCAAGGCCCAAAACGCGGCCACCATTCGCGAGATTGAGCGGCCAGTTGTGGTGGATGCAGCGCCGACTGCGAGAGCACGGCAGAGAAGCGATTTGGCCCAGCGGGATGTGAAGCAGCGCAAGACACTGGAGGGCGGTGGGGAAGCAAGGGACGAGGAGAGCGTGCCGTCGCTGGCGAGGACAAACCTGCGGGGCTTGATGGAGGCGCCGAGGCGGGAAGGCAGGATCATTATGCCGTCTGCAAgtgcttcatcgtcatcgagcAGGACGAGGGCAGCTGCGGGCTATTCGAGCAAGTCCTCGCCGCAGGGAGATCGTCGAAGCCGTGCGAGATCGCCACCAGCATCAATGCCGGCGTCCTCCAAAAGGATCAAATTCGATCAGCCCTCTCATTCACGCCCAGCTACTACATCGAGCAGAAACGTTGTGCCGAATCCTCACATAAGCAATCAAGCTGCGTCTTCATCTGCTACAGAAACAGATCGCAAAGAGATTTCTCACTCAGGTCGCAACAATCATAATCGCCAACCCACTGCCCATAGTCTAGACGATGAGCTTGATGATGATCTTTTTGGGCTGCACGAGCGCAGGATGAACAGAAAAAAGTTAAGAGAACAGTCTAAACGACCAGACGTCAAACgtgaaaacaaagaagaatcaAGGACGATTGATTTCGGCTCCATACCATCCTTCTTCTGA
- a CDS encoding uncharacterized protein (EggNog:ENOG41~CAZy:GH132~SECRETED:SignalP(1-25)) — translation MKVTDVQTAFASAVVLLSLPAGTVASSHRRIHQLPNKKHTHLRSHTIEDANSIVKRGQCAFPTDDPNLVAVTPDEQNAGWAMSPDQPCKPGSYCPIACKPGMVMAQWDPDSSYTYPASMNGGLFCDNSGTVHKPFPNKPYCVEGTGSVVAVNNCGESMSWCQTVLPGNEAMLIPTEVSSSATLAVPDTSYWCSTAAHYYINPPGSTVADCVWGTSSKPVGNWSPYVAGANTDSNGETFVKIGWNPIYTGSSLMSTLPTFGVKIECPDGGCNGLPCSISPNSSGNVDSKESAVGAGGASFCVVTVPKGGTANIVTFNTDGSSGSSSGSDSDSSSSSSAEPSSTIAELKAGGFAAQAEKATSTTAAASSTEVSSTVPASTEASTTAAASTTAAESTTAHTTEATTATTAATSATSETDVSSTTVKASKTATFAHARPSVNPGMFHENGTSPQTTAAPVGPSQTQADSAPVTTTTKKGEAGRQQGSPAFAGLIVAFVAAACFF, via the exons ATGAAGGTTACAGACGTTCAGACCGCCTTCGCGTCGGCGGTTGTGCTCCTCTCGCTGCCCGCCGGCACAGTCGCCTCATCCCATCGAAGAATTCACCAGCTTCCTAACAAGAAGCACACCCATTTGCGCTCTCACACAATAGAGGATGCTAACTCCATTGTCAAGCGAGGACAATGCGCGTTCCCGACTGATGATCCTAACCTCGTTGCTGTCACACCCGATGAGCAGAATGCTGGCTGGGCTATGAGCCCGGATCAGCCTTGTAAACCGGGAAGCTACTGTCCAATTGCTTGTAAGCCAGGCATGGTTATGGCCCAATGGGATCCCGATTCTTCATACACCTACCCAGCTTCAATG AACGGAGGACTGTTCTGCGATAATAGTGGCACTGTCCACAAGCCTTTTCCCAACAAGCCTTACTGTGTTGAGGGTACCGGCTCTGTCGTAGCTGTCAACAACTGTGGTGAATCGATGTCTTGGTGCCAGACAGTCCTGCCCGGTAACGAGGCGATGCTTATCCCTACTGAGGTCTCATCTTCTGCTACCTTGGCTGTTCCTGATACCAGCTACTGGTGTTCCACTGCCGCTca CTACTATATCAACCCTCCCGGAAGTACCGTTGCGGATTGTGTTTGGGGAACTTCAAGCAAGCCAGTTGGCAACTGGTCTCCCTATGTTGCCGGAGCCAACACTGATTCCAACGGCGAAACTTTTGTCAAGATTGGTTGGAACCCTATCTACACAGGCTCCTCTTTGATGAGCACCCTGCCCACCTTCGGCGTCAAGATTGAATGCCCTGACGGTGGCTGCAACGGCCTGCCCTGTTCGATCTCACCCAACTCCTCTGGTAACGTCGACAGCAAGGAGTCTGCcgttggcgctggtggcgcaTCATTCTGCGTTGTCACTGTTCCCAAGGGCGGTACTGCTAACATTGTGACCTTCAACACTGATGGTAGctccggctccagctccggctcCGACTCTgactcttcgtcttcctcatCTGCCGAGCCAAGCTCTACCATTGCCGAGCTCAAGGCCGGTGGCTTTGCCGCCCAGGCAGAAAAGGCCACATCGACTACCGCCGCTGCTTCATCCACCGAGGTATCCTCCACCGTGCCAGCCTCAACAGAGGCATCAACAACCGCGGCAGCTTCTACCACGGCTGCAGAGTCGACGACAGCACACACTACTGAGGCCACTACCGCCACTACCGCCGCTACCTCGGCTACGAGCGAGACCGACGTTAGCTCCACCACTGTCAAGGCTTCGAAAACCGCGACTTTTGCTCACGCCCGTCCGTCGGTGAACCCTGGCATGTTCCACGAGAACGGCACATCACCCCAGACCACAGCGGCGCCCGTTGGACCTTCACAAACCCAGGCTGACTCTGCTCCGGTTACCACGACTACTAAGAAGGGCGAAGCTGGCCGCCAACAGGGCAGCCCTGCTTTTGCAGGCCTAATTGTTGCCTttgttgccgctgcttgcttcttttaa
- a CDS encoding uncharacterized protein (EggNog:ENOG41) yields the protein MSLVSQFLSQIQQQVRSQQGDLLRSWLQVEPESPKQYYDLAAELRSKFSRQDAIDKIVEDRLPQQDDLPEGQATSWPGLLAFLKDYLTYWRDVDFSDLLGAHQLLSGLVNSCSTAFAHPTYGSMLLQVSMSLSETLARLTMNLNRRPDLTRRLRVVDDDNRKSVAESSAEIIQKIFTTCLTDRSGTRTSKPEGKRVGIYMFANLVLKLLFACRRTQLAKMIFVNIESISPPLSLYPAAQRVTFLYYIGRFNFSNQHYHRASLCLQEAYLQTPPQLVSHRCNILTYLIPSNLLLGRFPSDTLTSRPEAQSLKPIFLPLCMAVRSGNFMQFQSHLAAHESWLLGKGLLLPLSNRLRPLLWRSLTRKTFILTYVPPTDASSRKAATLELSHLLTVATYVQHRLEGWQPYNPRLRGQPSQANPVFMKALKNNIQSSHETTLMPPANGSQKLRPNEGLIWGNAQVTYEDVEMTVATLVQQGFMHGFIAHSQGRFAIIGAKAKGSPVLAGWPNVWQTIKERRYDDEFDLDQVPGWVTL from the exons ATGTCTCTAGTCTCTCAATTCCTCTCGCAAATACAGCAGCAAGTCCGCAGCCAGCAAGGCGATCTCCTCCGATCATGGCTCCAAGTAGAGCCCGAGTCGCCAAAACAGTATTACGACCTTGCAGCCGAGCTGCGTTCCAAGTTCAGCCGCCAGGATGCCAttgacaagattgtcgaGGATCGTCTTCCGCAGCAGGACGACCTGCCAGAGGGACAGGCCACGTCGTGGCCGGGGCTGTTGGCTTTTTTGAAGGACTACCTGACCTACTGGCGAGATGTCGATTTTTCAGACTTGTTGGGGGCACATCAGCTTCTCAGCGGGCTAGTGAA CTCTTGTTCCACCGCGTTCGCCCATCCTACCTACGGCTCAATGCTTCTTCAAGTCAGCATGTCCTTGTCTGAAACTCTTGCCCGTCTTACCATGAACCTCAACCGCCGGCCTGATCTCACTCGTCGACTTCGTGTCGTGGACGATGATAACCGCAAATCCGTCGCCGAGTCTTCTGCTGAGATCATTCAAAAAATCTTCACGACTTGTCTGACCGACAGGTCAGGCACTCGCACGAGTAAGCCGGAAGGCAAGCGGGTTGGTATATACATGTTTGCCAATCTTGTCCTCAAACTGTTATTCGCG TGTCGAAGAACTCAACTAGCCAAAATGATATTCGTCAACATTGAGAGCATATCGCCTCCGCTTTCGCTCTATCCCGCCGCTCAGCGCGTCACTTTTCTCTACTACATTGGCCGCTTCAACTTCTCTAATCAGCATTATCACCGCGCTTCTCTATGTCTACAAGAGGCTTACTTGCAGACTCCTCCACAGCTCGTCTCTCATCGTTGCAACATTCTTACCTACCTCATCCCCTCGAATCTCCTTCTCGGGCGATTCCCCTCGGATACACTAACATCACGACCGGAGGCTCAATCACTAAAACCAATATTCCTTCCATTGTGTATGGCCGTTCGCTCTGGTAATTTCATGCAGTTCCAATCTCATCTTGCGGCACACGAATCATGGCTCTTAGGAAAGGGCCTTCTCTTACCACTCTCCAATCGCCTTCGGCCACTCCTATGGAGGAGTCTCACCCGCAAGACGTTTATCCTCACATACGTCCCTCCAACAGACGCTTCATCCCGCAAAGCAGCAACTCTTGAACTCTCCCATCTGCTTACCGTAGCAACTTACGTTCAACACCGCCTCGAAGGCTGGCAGCCCTATAACCCGCGCCTACGCGGTCAGCCATCACAAGCCAATCCTGTCTTCATGAAGGCCCTCAAAAACAACATTCAATCTTCCCACGAGACCACCCTTATGCCTCCCGCAAATGGCTCTCAAAAGCTGCGCCCTAACGAGGGGCTCATATGGGGTAATGCACAGGTCACCTACGAAGACGTTGAAATGACAGTCGCCACGCTCGTCCAACAGGGTTTCATGCATGGTTTCATCGCGCACAGCCAGGGCCGATTTGCCATCATCggagcaaaagcaaaaggcagcCCTGTACTGGCTGGTTGGCCAAATGTTTGGCAGACGATAAAAGAGAGGAGATACGATGATGAATTCGACCTGGATCAAGTTCCCGGCTGGGTCACATTATGA
- a CDS encoding uncharacterized protein (BUSCO:EOG092D4E63) encodes MSTAARRRLMRDFKRMQTDPPAGVSASPIPDNVMTWNAVIIGPADTPFEDGTFRLVMQFEEQYPNKPPQVKFISQMFHPNVYATGELCLDILQNRWSPTYDVAAVLTSIQSLLNDPNTGSPANVEASNLYKDNRKEYTKRVRATVESSWDD; translated from the exons ATGTCAACGGCTGCCCGGCGTCGCTTGATGCGCGACTTCAAG CGCATGCAGACCGATCCTCCTGCTGGAGTGTCAGCCTCTCCCATTCCCGATAATGTCATGACCTG GAATGCCGTTATTATAGGCCCGGCAGATACTCCTTTCGAAGATGGCACATTCCGACTCGTCATGCAGTTTGAAGAACAATACCCAAATAAGCCTCCCCAGGTCAAATTCATCAGCCAAATGTTCCACCCCAACGTATACGCCACCGGCGAGCTGTGCTTGGACATTCTGCAAAACCGATGGAGTCCGACGTACGACGTTGCTGCTGTATTGACTAGCATCCAGAG TTTACTTAACGATCCCAACACTGGTTCACCAGCAAACGTCGAGGCCTCGAATCTTTACAAAGATAACAGAAAGGAGTATACCAAGCGTGTCCGAGCAACTGTTGAAAGTAGCTGGGACGACTAA
- a CDS encoding uncharacterized protein (EggNog:ENOG41~TransMembrane:6 (o20-47i113-135o141-159i185-208o228-250i311-332o)), whose translation MTWTVQGGGGEPVEFHMPAWGWPLILVDAIILIPISLLVQYTLLYIYPVFTIIEDENPPAYEPLPSNGNDDEEATAGGPKPTDGAPRTVTSSLRSINRLLTSYGGFRANFRGFMCLLAQNVLSGVVASFFSWFPARPFAELLASLIMVQYATAWVHIVISHPSPRKFWRRLPTFKRAFNATWKPVVIYWVATQVHQWVPILLSGLIGFDAPSFRWGSGIPDDFSEHKIAYMIKAGVYFLLSTMLWVVVIIPARVVLVRVQASLLPEDEDAIIPFDRSFDGKVEPAVVGGLGYATVANAWSTFSKAAWRRVVILYAKIFGVVVATMVFSWAILIPTGLLLMKFGSKST comes from the exons ATGACTTGGACCGTCCAAGGAGGAGGGGGTGAGCCTGTTGAGTTTCATATGCCGGCTTGGGGCTGGCCTCTGATTCTCGTCGACGCCATTATTCTGATTCCCATTTCGCTTCTG GTCCAATATACCCTGCTCTACATCTACCCCGTCTTCACCATCATTGAAGACGAGAACCCTCCTGCCTATGAGCCCCTTCCTAGCAACggaaatgatgatgaagaggccacCGCTGGCGGCCCCAAGCCTACCGACGGCGCCCCTCGAACTGTgacctcttctcttcgctcCATCAACCGCCTCCTCACCTCGTATGGTGGCTTCCGAGCCAACTTCCGTGGATTCATGTGTCTTCTAGCACAGAATGTCCTCAGCGGTGTTGTCGCCTCGTTCTTCTCTTGGTTCCCTGCTAGGCCCTTTGCCGAGCTGCTGGCATCCTTGATCATGGTTCAATACGCCACTGCTTGGGTTCACATTGTCATCTCGCACCCTTCCCCCCGAAAGTTTTGGCGCCGCCTGCCTACCTTCAAGCGCGCCTTCAATGCTACTTGGAAGCCCGTTGTGATTTACTGGGTTGCTACCCAAGTCCACCAATGGGTTCCCATCTTGCTGTCCGGCCTGATTGGCTTTGACGCACCATCCTTCCGCTGGGGCTCTGGCATTCCTGACGACTTCAGCGAACACAAGATCGCTTATATGATCAAGGCGGGAGTGTATTTCCTCCTCAGCACAATGTTGTGGGTCGTTGTCATCATCCCCGCCCGCGTCGTTCTCGTCCGTGTCCAGGCTTCGCTTCTacccgaggacgaggacgccATCATCCCCTTCGACCGATCTTTCGATGGCAAGGTTGAGCCTGCAGTAGTAGGTGGCCTGGGCTACGCCACCGTTGCCAACGCCTGGTCTACCTTTTCCAAGGCTGCTTGGAGACGCGTGGTCATCCTGTACGCCAAGATTTTCGGCGTCGTTGTGGCCACCATGGTCTTTTCTTGGGCCATTCTCATTCCCACTGGCCTGCTCCTGATGAAGTTTGGCTCAAAGAGCACCTAA
- a CDS encoding uncharacterized protein (BUSCO:EOG092D3F2O): MAESSAAKAYKYRQEISQMMYVSGETTEPSIETTGIIEDIVRQQVIELLRNCTELAARRGSKSISTNDLIFQIRHDQAKVSRLRTFLSWKDVRKNVKDSDDKGADADIAAGDDAVGGVVPGGPVDEAAKKNKKAKVGLPWEPASFYSVEVPEREDEEDEEEEEMNYITLQRLRKADERTKVMTREEYVTWSEYRQASFTWRKGKRFREWAGFGVVTDSKPSDDIVDILGFLTFEMVQTLTEVALKVKEQEETARAQTGALVEGGTSKKRKLQQGLFDPPSEGRAPIEPRHVQEAFRRFQQRPKKTRAMLNITRLPQHTTLNII, encoded by the exons ATGGCGGAATCAAGTGCCGCCAAGGCGTATAAATATCGCCAGGAAATCAGTCAG ATGATGTACGTTTCTGGCGAAACAACCGAGCCGTCAATAGAAACAACCGGTATTATCGAAGACATCGTCCGGCAGCAAGTCATCGAACTG CTTCGCAACTGCACTGAGCTCGCCGCCCGTCGTGGCTCAAAATCCATCAGCACAAACgacctcatcttccaaatcCGTCACGACCAAGCCAAAGTATCTCGTCTGCGCACATTTCTCTCCTGGAAAGACGTCCGTAAAAACGTAAAGGACTCGGACGACAAAGGCGCAGACGCAGATAtcgctgctggcgacgatgccgttGGTGGTGTCGTCCCCGGAGGCCCAGTCGACgaggcggccaagaagaacaaaaaggccAAAGTCGGCCTCCCCTGGGAACCCGCGTCCTTCTACTCGGTCGAAGTTCCCGAGcgcgaggacgaagaagacgaggaggaggaggagatgaattACATTACTCTCCAACGTCTGCGCAAGGCCGACGAGCGCACCAAGGTCATGACGCGAGAAGAGTACGTGACGTGGTCCGAATATCGTCAGGCGTCCTTCACCTGGCGCAAGGGCAAGCGTTTCCGCGAATGGGCCGGCTTTGGCGTTGTCACGGACAGCAAGCCATCGGACGATATTGTCGACATCCTCGGCTTCCTCACCTTTGAAATGGTCCAGACCCTGACCGAGGTTGccctcaaggtcaaggagcagGAGGAAACGGCCCGCGCCCAGACCGGCGCCCTGGTTGAGGGTGGCACCAGCAAGAAGCGCAAACTCCAGCAGGGCCTCTTTGACCCCCCCAGCGAGGGCCGCGCGCCCATCGAGCCAAGGCACGTCCAAGAAGCCTTTCGGCGGTTCCAGCAAAGGCCCAAGAAGACGCGTGCTATGCTCAACATTACAAGGCTGCCACAACATACGACTCTTAACATTATTTAG